The window TGCTTTGGGGTAGAATTCTAATTTCTCCAAGCTGTCAACTTGGAAGTCAGTAGGGGGCTCGATGATGATGGTGCCATCACGATCAATAAATAATGCTTTCTTCATGGCTTGTATTGCACTAGAGCTTTTAATAAAGCTTCGTTTTCAGTTCTTGTTCCAACAGAAATTCTCAAACAGTCTTCGCAAAGGACTACCTTGGATCTATCTCTGATGATGATGGTTTGTTCGATTAAGTATTCGTAAATTTTTCTAGCTCCCTCGGTCTTGATCAGAAGAAAATTCGCGTGAGAAGGATAGATTGTAGATACAAAAGGGAATTTTTCTAGTTCAGTTTTAAGGAACGCTCTTTCTGCTAGCGTATCTTTAACTATTCTTTGAATTGCACTTGCATTATCCAAAGCTTCTAATACCTTTTCTTGGGTAAGTCCAGAGATATTGTATGGAGGTTTGATCAAATTCAGGATTTTGATGATTTCTACTGATGCAAAAGCCATCCCAATTCGCAAAGAAGCAAGTCCCCAAGCTTTGGAGAAAGTCTGCATCACCAAGAGGTTTGGATAATTCGCTAATTCTGTCGTGAAACTTGGTTCATCACTGAAATCAATATATGCTTCATCAACTACTACCAAGCCCTGGAAATTATTCAGAATCTGATGGATATCTGATCTTTTGACTTTGTTGCCACTTGGGTTATTTGGTGAGCAAATGAAGATGATTTTTGTGTTTTCATTGACTGCCTCCAGAATGGCATCAGGTCTGAGTTGATAGTCAGGAGTAAGGTTTACTTTCTGAATAGCGATATCGTTGATCCCTGCACTAACTTCATACATGCCATAAGTAGGAGGAAGCAAGATGATGTTATCAATACCCGGCCTACAAAATGCGCGCATCAACAAATCTATCGCTTCATCACTGCCATTTCCCAAGAAAATTTGATTGGCTTCTACACCTTTGACTACAGCTAACTTCTGTTTGATATCCAGTTGATAAGGATCAGGATATCTGTTGAATTTCCCATCAGCCATCGAGCCAAATGGATTTTCATTGGCATCAAGAAATATCCCAGCTTTTCCCGAATACTCATCACGAGCGGAAGAGTAAGGCTTGATTTTGCTGATGTGTGGACGAAGTAATTTTTCTAGATCGAAAGCCATCAGGAATTTTCTTTTAGATAATTTAGACGGATGGTAACTGCATTCTTGTGGGCTTCTAAGAGTTCGTTTTCAGCCATGATTTCTATGGTCGGACCGATATTCTGAATTCCCTTCGCAGTGATTTTTTGATAGGTTATTTTTTTGGTAAAGCTGTCTAATGAAACTCCACTGTAATTTCTCGCATAACCATAAGTTGGTAGCGTATGGTTGGTTCCAGAAGCATAATCTCCGGCGGATTCTGGAGTGAAGTTTCCGATGAAAACAGATCCTGCATTTTTGATTCTATTCACAACTTCTTCTTCATCCTCTTCTTTGACACAGATGATCAAATGCTCAGGAGCATATTCATTGATCAAGTCAATGGCTTTGTCCTGATTGTTAATCACCACCGCTACAGAATTGCCCAATGCTTTTTTGGCGATTTCTTTTCTAGATAGTTTTTCTACTTGAAGATCGACTTCTTGCATCACTTTTTGAGCAACTTTTTCAGATGAAGCGACCAAGATTACTTGGGAATCAACTCCATGTTCGGCTTGTGAAAGCAAATCTGAAGCAACAAAGGCAGGAATAGCAGATTCATCTGCGTAAACTAACACCTCAGAAGGTCCGGCAGGCATATCTATCGCAACTCCTTTTTTTACAGCCAATTGCTTGGCAGCAGTTACATATTGATTTCCTGGACCAAAGATTTTGTCTACTGCAGGAACAGACTCTGTTCCATAAGTCATGGCAGCTACTGCTTGAGCACCACCAACTTTGACGATTTTGTCAATTCCGATTAGGTCGGCAGTATAAAGTATAGCAGGGTGAATATTACCTTCTTTGTTGGGAGGTGTGCAAAGTACAATTTCCTCGCAACCTGCAATATTCGCAGGAATACCAAGCATCAAAACAGTGGAAAAAAGTGGTGCTGTACCTCCTGGAATGTATAAGCCGACTTTTTGAATTCCGACAGTTTTACGCATACAGGTTACACCTTCCATGGTATCCATAACCAAGTCAGGACTCTGTTGTGCTTCGTGAAATTTATCAATATTTTCCTTCGCCTGCAAAATGGCTTTTTGCAAATCTTCGGAAACTAGTGCCTTGGCAGCACTGATTTCTTCTCTGCTTGCCAAAAGGTTTTTGATGGTGACATGATCATATTCTAAAGCAAATTTTTTCAATGCCTTATCGCCTTGTCTTTTTACTTTACGCATGATCGGCTTGACAATTTTTTCTATGTCTTTGGATTTTTGAACTGGTCTTGCCAATTCTGATTTCCATTCTCCTTTTACAGGATTGACTAAAATTTTCATGTTTTTGAATTTAGGTTTGAGATAAAAATCAAATTGAAATTGAATTCTTCTCTTTTACTTTATTAAAGCACCATTTTTTCAATAGGAACTACAAGAATTCCTTCTGCACCTGCCGCTCTCAGTTCTTCTATATTTTCCCAAAACTGATCTTCGCTCAAAACTGAGTGTACTGATGACCAGCCTTCTTGTGCCAAAGGCAAGATCGTCGGGCTTCTCATGCCAGGAATTAGAGAAATGATTTTATCCAAAGATTTGTTTGGAGCGTTAAGCAAAACATATTTATTGCTTTTACCAGTCTGAACAGCATTCATTCTGAACAATAATTTGTCAACAATGGCTCTCTTTTCTTCAGGTAAATATTTGTTTGAAATCAAAACTGCTTCAGATTTAAAAATCTGCTCTACTTCCTTCAAGCCATTCATCATCAAAGTAGAACCCGAGCTTACGATATCGCAAATTCCTTCTGCAAGTCCAATACTTGGAGCAATTTCTACTGAGCCTGAAATCTCATGAATTTCCGCTTTGATATTTTTTGATTTCAAATAATCTCCTAGAATCTTTGGATAAGAGGTGGCGATATTTTTTCCGTCAAAATAATTGATTCCTGGGTAGTCTTCTCCTTTTGGGATGGCAAGAGAAAGTCTGCATTTAGAAAAACCGAGTTTCTTCAATACTTGAACTTCTTTGTCTTTTTCTACTAATTCGTTTTCTCCAACGATTCCTAAATCAGCAACGCCATCAGAGACATAGCCAGGAATATCGTCATCTCTCAAAAAGAGAAATTCTATGGGGAAATTGGTGGAGGTGGACTTTAGTTTTCCTGTTCCATTATAAAACTTGATACCACATTCTTTTATGAGGCTTAATGAATCTTCGCTGAGTCTTCCGCTTTTTTGAACGGCAATACGGATAATATTTTCCATGTATGCAATATACGTTTAGTAATACAAAACAAATAAATGATTTGGACGATAGGGCTGTATAAATATATCAACAGCCTTCCTTGGGCGATATGTAATTGATTTTCCTCCTTAGGAGGAATGATGGATATGATGAACAGTACCAGCATGAGCTGTCGCTAAAAATAATTCGATATGGAGTAAATTGCTGTTCATTTATGCATGCAAAGTTAAATACCAAATCTTAACAAGCAAAAGTTGGAGAATGTTTTTCTTATTATTTTGGATAAATGGGCAACTTTTTCTCTAATTATCAATAATACAGACTCAAAAGGCCGAAAAGAAAACCGATGATACTTCCGAGACTGATTTCTTGCATCGAATGTCTTCCCAAGGTAAGCCTTGACCAACCTATACAAATCCCAAATAACAAAAACCCTAATCCAAGAATCATAGAAATTTCAAAAAACTTTGGGACAATAAATAGGGCTATTGCCAAATGAAGGGAGGCTTTGATTTTGAAGTTTACCAAAGCCATCGAAATAAGCATCCCCAAAAAAGAAGCAGTGGTGACAAGGACTACTTTTGGAAAATGAAGTATCACAAAT is drawn from Belliella baltica DSM 15883 and contains these coding sequences:
- the hisC gene encoding histidinol-phosphate transaminase; amino-acid sequence: MAFDLEKLLRPHISKIKPYSSARDEYSGKAGIFLDANENPFGSMADGKFNRYPDPYQLDIKQKLAVVKGVEANQIFLGNGSDEAIDLLMRAFCRPGIDNIILLPPTYGMYEVSAGINDIAIQKVNLTPDYQLRPDAILEAVNENTKIIFICSPNNPSGNKVKRSDIHQILNNFQGLVVVDEAYIDFSDEPSFTTELANYPNLLVMQTFSKAWGLASLRIGMAFASVEIIKILNLIKPPYNISGLTQEKVLEALDNASAIQRIVKDTLAERAFLKTELEKFPFVSTIYPSHANFLLIKTEGARKIYEYLIEQTIIIRDRSKVVLCEDCLRISVGTRTENEALLKALVQYKP
- the hisD gene encoding histidinol dehydrogenase, whose amino-acid sequence is MKILVNPVKGEWKSELARPVQKSKDIEKIVKPIMRKVKRQGDKALKKFALEYDHVTIKNLLASREEISAAKALVSEDLQKAILQAKENIDKFHEAQQSPDLVMDTMEGVTCMRKTVGIQKVGLYIPGGTAPLFSTVLMLGIPANIAGCEEIVLCTPPNKEGNIHPAILYTADLIGIDKIVKVGGAQAVAAMTYGTESVPAVDKIFGPGNQYVTAAKQLAVKKGVAIDMPAGPSEVLVYADESAIPAFVASDLLSQAEHGVDSQVILVASSEKVAQKVMQEVDLQVEKLSRKEIAKKALGNSVAVVINNQDKAIDLINEYAPEHLIICVKEEDEEEVVNRIKNAGSVFIGNFTPESAGDYASGTNHTLPTYGYARNYSGVSLDSFTKKITYQKITAKGIQNIGPTIEIMAENELLEAHKNAVTIRLNYLKENS
- the hisG gene encoding ATP phosphoribosyltransferase, whose amino-acid sequence is MENIIRIAVQKSGRLSEDSLSLIKECGIKFYNGTGKLKSTSTNFPIEFLFLRDDDIPGYVSDGVADLGIVGENELVEKDKEVQVLKKLGFSKCRLSLAIPKGEDYPGINYFDGKNIATSYPKILGDYLKSKNIKAEIHEISGSVEIAPSIGLAEGICDIVSSGSTLMMNGLKEVEQIFKSEAVLISNKYLPEEKRAIVDKLLFRMNAVQTGKSNKYVLLNAPNKSLDKIISLIPGMRSPTILPLAQEGWSSVHSVLSEDQFWENIEELRAAGAEGILVVPIEKMVL
- a CDS encoding phosphatase PAP2 family protein; this translates as MTKLQIAKLISIIGHPLLVGSLYVIFISFYDLEKNTAVIISIAILSVVTFPILIHNYIKTKRGTYSNFDVSDQKQRRGFYPFSILLFTICLILFVILHFPKVVLVTTASFLGMLISMALVNFKIKASLHLAIALFIVPKFFEISMILGLGFLLFGICIGWSRLTLGRHSMQEISLGSIIGFLFGLLSLYY